From a single Bos indicus isolate NIAB-ARS_2022 breed Sahiwal x Tharparkar chromosome 11, NIAB-ARS_B.indTharparkar_mat_pri_1.0, whole genome shotgun sequence genomic region:
- the ZDHHC12 gene encoding palmitoyltransferase ZDHHC12 isoform X1 encodes MAPWALLTPGVLVRTGHTVLTWGITLVLFLHDTALRQWEEQGELLLPLTFLLLVLASLLLYLTVSLMDPGYVNVLPQPQEEAKEEQTAMVPQAIPLRRCRYCMVLQPLRARHCRECRRCVRRYDHHCPWMENCVGERNHPLFVAYLALQLVVLLWALYLAWSGLRFFQPWGLWLRSSGLLFATFLLLSLFSLVAGLLLASHLYLVASNTTTWEFISSHRIAYLRQRPGNPFDRGLTRNLAHFFCGWPSGSWEALWAEDEEEEGSSQAV; translated from the exons ATGGCGCCCTGGGCGCTCCTCACCCCTGGGGTCCTGGTGCGGACCGGGCATACTGTGCTGACCTGGGGGATCACGTTGGTACTCTTCCTGCATGATACCG CACTTCGGCAGTGGGAAGAGCAGGGGGAGCTGCTCCTGCCCCTCACCTTCCTGCTGCTCGTGCTGGCCTCCCTGCTGCTTTACCTGACCGTGTCACTCATGGATCCGGGCTACGTGAATGTCCTGCCTCAGCCCCAG GAGGAGGCCAAGGAAGAGCAGACAGCCATGGTTCCTCAGGCCATCCCCCTTCGGCGCTGCAGATACTGCATGGTGCTG CAACCCCTGCGGGCTCGGCACTGCCGTGAGTGCCGCCGCTGTGTCCGCCGCTATGACCACCACTGCCCCTGGATGGAGAACTGTGTGGGCGAGCGCAACCACCCGCTCTTCGTGGCCTACCTGGCGCTGCAACTGGTGGTGCTTCTGTGGGCCCTGTACCTGGCatg GTCTGGCCtccgcttcttccagccctggggGCTCTGGCTGCGGTCCAGCGGGCTCCTGTTCGCCACCTTCCTGCTGTTGTCGCTCTTCTCCCTGGTGGCCGGCCTGCTCCTAGCCTCGCACCTCTACCTGGTGGCCAGCAACACCACCACCTGGGAGTTCATCTCCTCCCACCGCATCGCCTACCTCCGCCAGCGCCCTGGCAACCCCTTCGACCGTGGCCTGACCCGCAACCTGGCCCACTTCTTCTGTGGATGGCCCTCGGGGTCCTGGGAGGCCCTCTGGGccgaggacgaggaggaggaagGCAGTAGCCAAGCTGTTTAG
- the ZDHHC12 gene encoding palmitoyltransferase ZDHHC12 isoform X2 has product MAPWALLTPGVLVRTGHTVLTWGITLVLFLHDTALRQWEEQGELLLPLTFLLLVLASLLLYLTVSLMDPGYVNVLPQPQEEAKEEQTAMVPQAIPLRRCRYCMVLQPLRARHCRECRRCVRRYDHHCPWMENCVGERNHPLFVAYLALQLVVLLWALYLACTPQAPSSGVWPPLLPALGALAAVQRAPVRHLPAVVALLPGGRPAPSLAPLPGGQQHHHLGVHLLPPHRLPPPAPWQPLRPWPDPQPGPLLLWMALGVLGGPLGRGRGGGRQ; this is encoded by the exons ATGGCGCCCTGGGCGCTCCTCACCCCTGGGGTCCTGGTGCGGACCGGGCATACTGTGCTGACCTGGGGGATCACGTTGGTACTCTTCCTGCATGATACCG CACTTCGGCAGTGGGAAGAGCAGGGGGAGCTGCTCCTGCCCCTCACCTTCCTGCTGCTCGTGCTGGCCTCCCTGCTGCTTTACCTGACCGTGTCACTCATGGATCCGGGCTACGTGAATGTCCTGCCTCAGCCCCAG GAGGAGGCCAAGGAAGAGCAGACAGCCATGGTTCCTCAGGCCATCCCCCTTCGGCGCTGCAGATACTGCATGGTGCTG CAACCCCTGCGGGCTCGGCACTGCCGTGAGTGCCGCCGCTGTGTCCGCCGCTATGACCACCACTGCCCCTGGATGGAGAACTGTGTGGGCGAGCGCAACCACCCGCTCTTCGTGGCCTACCTGGCGCTGCAACTGGTGGTGCTTCTGTGGGCCCTGTACCTGGCatg CACCCCCCAGGCTCCCTCTTCAGGG GTCTGGCCtccgcttcttccagccctggggGCTCTGGCTGCGGTCCAGCGGGCTCCTGTTCGCCACCTTCCTGCTGTTGTCGCTCTTCTCCCTGGTGGCCGGCCTGCTCCTAGCCTCGCACCTCTACCTGGTGGCCAGCAACACCACCACCTGGGAGTTCATCTCCTCCCACCGCATCGCCTACCTCCGCCAGCGCCCTGGCAACCCCTTCGACCGTGGCCTGACCCGCAACCTGGCCCACTTCTTCTGTGGATGGCCCTCGGGGTCCTGGGAGGCCCTCTGGGccgaggacgaggaggaggaagGCAGTAG